A region from the Lentimonas sp. CC4 genome encodes:
- a CDS encoding helix-turn-helix transcriptional regulator produces MKYSEFGKLVSAARKAQGLTQLELQDLCGVSASVLYKIESGRDDLSVRNLMAVMDALGISVHCKSPLGAEISLNG; encoded by the coding sequence ATGAAATATAGTGAATTTGGAAAATTAGTGTCCGCGGCGCGGAAGGCGCAGGGTTTGACGCAGCTGGAATTGCAGGATTTGTGCGGTGTGAGCGCGTCAGTTCTCTACAAAATTGAGTCCGGGCGGGATGATTTAAGCGTTCGCAATCTCATGGCGGTCATGGATGCTTTGGGCATTTCAGTGCACTGCAAGAGCCCTTTGGGCGCGGAGATTTCGCTTAATGGATAG